In the genome of Ferrovibrio terrae, the window ACTGCATCGTCGAACAGGTTCATCAGCTGAAACGAGCGCGATACGCCCTTGCGGGCAATGATATGCGGCTTCAGCCCGGTGATGTCCTGGCCATCGAACAGGATGCGGCCGGCATCCGGCGCGTGATGTCCGGTCAGCACATGGAAACAAGTGGTCTTGCCTGCGCCGTTCGGCCCCATGATGCCGTGCACGGTGCCGGCCTCGATCGAGAGCGAGATGTTTTCCAGCACCACGCGGGCACCGAACCGCTTCTGGATATTCTGCGCCTGGAAGAGAACCATCATGCTTTCTCCGGCTTGGCGGCGGGCACCGGTGTCGGACCGCGCTGAACGGCGGTGTGAATCAGCCCGGCCAGGCCTTCCGGTCGCACCATCACCATGATGACGAAGATCAGGCCGTACCAGAGCAGCCAGGCTTCTGTCAGGCCGCCCAGCACGTCGCGCGCAATGAAATACAGTACGACACCCAGCACTGGCCCCCAGAAGCTGACAAGACCGCCACCCACCAGCACCATCATCACGATGATGCCGGACTGGTGCAGGCTCATGACATCCGGATAGGCACTCTGCTGAGCCATGGCGAAAAGCCCCCCGGCCAATCCGGCTACCGCTGCTGAAATCGTGAAGGCCAGCCACTTCCAGCGCCAGACATCATAGCCAACGAAACGCGCCCGGGTTTCATTCTGCCGGATCGCCTGCAGGATGCGGCCCATCGGTGCATTCACGATGCGCCACATGAGAATCACCGCCACCACGGTGATCGCAGCAACGAACCAGTAGAAGGCCGCATTGTCGTTCAGGTCGACGCGCCACGGGCCGATCACCAGATCCGGGCGCGGGATATTCAGCAAGCCGTCTTCACCGCCGGTCAGCCAGTGCAGCTTCATCGCCGTGAACCAGAAGACCTGGCCGAATCCGATGGTGAGCAGCGCGTAGTAGATGCCGCGGCGGTGCGACAGGAAGGCGCCGACAATCGCCCCCGCCAGGGTCGCGGCCAGGATCGCGGCCAGCAACCCGCCCCACAGGCTGACCGCGACGCTATGCTGGAACAGGCCGAAGCCATAGGCGCCGATGCCGAGATAGGCGCCATGACCGAAGGAATGCAGCCCGGTATAGCCGAACAGCAGGTTGAAGCCCATGGCGAAGAGAATCCAGATGGCAATCTCGACACCGAGATACTGGTAGAGGCCGACATGCCCCAGCCAGAGCGGCGCGGTCGCCAGGACCGCCACGAACACTCCCATCGACGGGGTGAGAGGCACTCCGCCGCGAGCCGGAATATCGGATAGCGTCATCATCGTTCAGTTCTCCAGCGCACTTCTGCGTCCCAGCAGGCCACGCGCGCGGAAACCGACGATCGCGATCAACAGGATATACATCGACATCAGCGACCAGGCCGGCGCATAGGCGCCGGTGATGCCGGTGGCCAGTCCGACCAGAATGGCGGCTGCCACCGCGCCCCAGAAACTGCCGACGCCGCCGATGACGATGATGAGGAAGGCCGGGATCACGACGTCGATGCCGAGATGCGGACGCAATCCCCAGATCGGCGCCATCACCATGCCGGCCATGCCGGCCAGCGCCGAGCCGAAACCGAAGACGATCAGGCGCAGGCGCGCGAGGTCGTAGCCCAACGCCCGCACCATCTCGCTGTCATGCGCGCCGGCCTTGATGATCGCACCATAGGGCGTGCGTTCGAGAAACAGCCAGACCAGCAGGATCGCCACGATGGCGAAGCCGGCGGCGTAGAACTTGTAGGTCGAGAAGATCAGCCCGCCCATCAGGAAGGCGCCGCTGATCATCTGCGGTACCGGCATGCTCTGCTCGCCTGTGCCCCAGCCGAGCCGGATCACTTCCTCGATCACGAGGGCCGCACCAAACGTCAGCAGCAAACCATAGAGCGGCGCCTTGCCGTAGGTCGGCCGCAGGCAGAGTTCGAGCAGCATGCCGGCAAGTCCGGCCAGCACCGGCCCAAGGGCCAGACCGATGAAATACCGGCTGGCCATCGGCAGCTCCAGCCACCACGTCCCGAATGGTGTGCCGGCAAACCAGCCGGCGCCAATCGTTGAGAGCGCCAGATACGCACCGAGCGTGAAGAGCGAGCCGTGCGCCAGGTTGATCACCTCCATCACGCCGACAATCAGGGTGAAACCCAGGGCGATCAGGGCGAACAGCAGGCCCAACGTAAGGCCGTTGACGAGATGCGGAATAAGACTGGTCATATCTACTAATCAGAGGTTCGACGAGGACGAAAAAGCGCGGGCGGCGTTGCCACCGCCCGCAGTTTCAGGGTTACGCGTCAAACGTTGGCGTGGACTCGTAGGATTCCAGCTTGCAGGCCCCCTTCGCGTCCGAGTCCATCACTTCCTGCGGCGACGAGTTGCCGAGGACCTTGAACATGTCGTCCTTGTCCTTGGTGCCGATATTGGCCGTGCAGAGGTAGATGCTCTGCTGCATCTGGTGTGTGTTGGGATCCATCCAGGCATCGTGATGTTGCATGCGGTCGCGCGCCGATGTCTTGAGGTTTTCCAGCTCCTTGATCACTTTGATATTATTGGTGGAGCCGGCGCGCTCGATGGCGGCGAACAGTTCACGGGTTGCCCAGTAGCCGTTGTAGAACACGTTGCCGGGCACGCGGATAAAGGTATCCGGGAACATCGCCTGATAACGCTTCACGAAATCGGACACGCCCGGCAGATCGAGATTGTAGTACCAGGTGGTGCCGAATACGCCGAACAGGTTGTCGAGCGGCAGGCCATAGACGTCCGGCCAGTCCTGCTGGTTGTTGATCCAGGCCGGCTTGTCGCCCATGCCAAGCTGCGCGATCTGCTGGCGCATGGCCTTCTGATCGTCGCCGCCGATCGCCGCTGCAACCGCGCCCGGCTTGAGTTGCTGGATCTTGAGCAGTTGCGAGGAGAAATCACGCGTGCCCTGCGGCACCAGGATTTCCTCCACCATCTCGCCGCCGAACTGCTTCAGCAGTGCTTTGGTCGCCGCTGCGGTGGAATGCCCCCAGACATAATCATTGGTCAGCAACACCCATTTCTTGCCGAATTTCTCGATGGAGGCCTGCACGGCGGCCTTGGCGAAGTTGCTGCCGTTGGCGTCGAAGACGAACTTGACGCGATGGCAGTTCTGTCCCGCCTCCGAAGGCGCGCTCGAATTGGTGTTCAGATAGATGACGCCGTATTTCTGCGCCACCTGGCTGATCGCGTTGGCAACGCCGGAATGGATCGCGCCGATCAGGAAGCCGCAATTCTCGCGCGTGATCATGCGCTCGGCCACGCGGCTGCCGGTGGCGGGCGTGGTCTCGGTATCGAGATGGAAGGTTTCGATCTTGCGGCCCAGCACGCCGCCTTTGGCGTTTGCTTCGGCGATGGCCATCTGCATGCCGCGGCGATCTTCGGCGCCAGAGTTGGCGTACTGACCGCTGGCATCCGACGTGATGCCGAGCCTGATCGGCTTGGCGGCACCCTGGGCATAAACACGGGTGTGCTTCCACGGTCCCATGAAAGCCAGGCCGCTTGTGGCAGCGGCTGCCGTGGTCAGTAGACGACGACGGCTAATCTTGGACTGAGCCATGCTGTTTCCTCCCTGTTTGGCACTCTTTACGGGCCTGTTCGGCGTTCCGGCGGTGCGCCGAACGTCCTTTCAAGGAGATTGAATATAAATTCAATTTCCGTCAATGAATATTTATTCGATTGAATTGAATATTCTGTTCCGTGATGGAATCAGCTGCTAAAATGCTGTAAAGGCTAGATATGAGTGACACGCCCTCCCAGAAATCTGGCCAGATTTCGACCGAAATCACCCGGCCGCCGGTCGACGCCGAGACCTTTGATGGCCTCCGGCAGCGAATCCGGGACCGCTTTTCGACCCTCAGCCCGCATCTCCAGCGGATCGCGAGGTCCTCGCTGGAGGAACCAAACAGTTTTGCCCTGAACACCACGGCCAAGATTGCCGCCGACCTCGATATCCAGCCGTCCACGCTGATCAGGTTTGCCAAGGAATTCGGCTATTCAGGCTTTTCCGACTTGCAGCGGGTCTTCCGGCAGCGCCTGATCGAAGGCGAACCGACCGTGCGCGAGCGCGTCTATTCGGAAGAAACCGCGCGGCCGGAGCCGCCGAATGTGCGGGAACTGCTCCAGACCTGCGTCGCGGCGCATGTGGCGGCGCTGAACGACCTGGTGAAGACCTGCGATACCGACAGCCTCGCCAGGGCGGTCGAAATGCTGCGCGGTGCGCGGCATGTCTATATCGCCGGTCTGCGCCGCTCCCGCCCGATCGCAGCTTACCTTGCTTATGCCCTGACGCGCTCGGAGCGTGCCAGCAGCCTGCTCGACTTTGCCGGCGGCATGGCCGGCCC includes:
- a CDS encoding branched-chain amino acid ABC transporter permease, coding for MMTLSDIPARGGVPLTPSMGVFVAVLATAPLWLGHVGLYQYLGVEIAIWILFAMGFNLLFGYTGLHSFGHGAYLGIGAYGFGLFQHSVAVSLWGGLLAAILAATLAGAIVGAFLSHRRGIYYALLTIGFGQVFWFTAMKLHWLTGGEDGLLNIPRPDLVIGPWRVDLNDNAAFYWFVAAITVVAVILMWRIVNAPMGRILQAIRQNETRARFVGYDVWRWKWLAFTISAAVAGLAGGLFAMAQQSAYPDVMSLHQSGIIVMMVLVGGGLVSFWGPVLGVVLYFIARDVLGGLTEAWLLWYGLIFVIMVMVRPEGLAGLIHTAVQRGPTPVPAAKPEKA
- a CDS encoding branched-chain amino acid ABC transporter permease; this translates as MTSLIPHLVNGLTLGLLFALIALGFTLIVGVMEVINLAHGSLFTLGAYLALSTIGAGWFAGTPFGTWWLELPMASRYFIGLALGPVLAGLAGMLLELCLRPTYGKAPLYGLLLTFGAALVIEEVIRLGWGTGEQSMPVPQMISGAFLMGGLIFSTYKFYAAGFAIVAILLVWLFLERTPYGAIIKAGAHDSEMVRALGYDLARLRLIVFGFGSALAGMAGMVMAPIWGLRPHLGIDVVIPAFLIIVIGGVGSFWGAVAAAILVGLATGITGAYAPAWSLMSMYILLIAIVGFRARGLLGRRSALEN
- a CDS encoding ABC transporter substrate-binding protein, whose protein sequence is MAQSKISRRRLLTTAAAATSGLAFMGPWKHTRVYAQGAAKPIRLGITSDASGQYANSGAEDRRGMQMAIAEANAKGGVLGRKIETFHLDTETTPATGSRVAERMITRENCGFLIGAIHSGVANAISQVAQKYGVIYLNTNSSAPSEAGQNCHRVKFVFDANGSNFAKAAVQASIEKFGKKWVLLTNDYVWGHSTAAATKALLKQFGGEMVEEILVPQGTRDFSSQLLKIQQLKPGAVAAAIGGDDQKAMRQQIAQLGMGDKPAWINNQQDWPDVYGLPLDNLFGVFGTTWYYNLDLPGVSDFVKRYQAMFPDTFIRVPGNVFYNGYWATRELFAAIERAGSTNNIKVIKELENLKTSARDRMQHHDAWMDPNTHQMQQSIYLCTANIGTKDKDDMFKVLGNSSPQEVMDSDAKGACKLESYESTPTFDA
- a CDS encoding MurR/RpiR family transcriptional regulator, with the protein product MSDTPSQKSGQISTEITRPPVDAETFDGLRQRIRDRFSTLSPHLQRIARSSLEEPNSFALNTTAKIAADLDIQPSTLIRFAKEFGYSGFSDLQRVFRQRLIEGEPTVRERVYSEETARPEPPNVRELLQTCVAAHVAALNDLVKTCDTDSLARAVEMLRGARHVYIAGLRRSRPIAAYLAYALTRSERASSLLDFAGGMAGPQIATIGPDDVLVAIAFPPYSRPVVDIVLDAYVSGRKVLAITDGPGSPLASNSQLQLYVDAGAASAFQPISGAIGLVQTVITALNWSKAG